The genome window CTTTTTCCGAACCGGCGGCTGTGCGCTCCGCTCCAGTTGTAAATCTGCCAGTGTCCGCGCGCCATATAATATCGGCAGGCATACAGCGGTTTGCGATCCAGAATGCCGATGCGCCAGTCGAACTCTGACTGCATGAACTCCTGTGCAATAATTAAATCGGACTTCTCAAGCAATCCTGTCAGCTTTTCATAAAACTCCGTTTCATTCCCGGCCTTCACAACACCCTGGGAAAAAGCGCTGTCCGGCTGCTTCAACACACACGGGAACGAAATTCCCATCTCCGCCGGAGTGTTTTTGGGCGACTCTTTCTGGAGGATTACAGTGCGCGGCGCAGGCAGTCCTGCCTGAGCCAGCCGCTCTGCCAGATAGACCTTGTTGGCACAGCGCAGAATCGACCAGGGATCATCAATCACCACCAGTCCTTCGGCATGAGCCTTCCGGGAAAAACGGTAGGTATGATGATTCACCAACGTCGTCTCGCGAATAAACAACGCATCGAATTCCGAAAGCCGGCTGTAGTCGGCTTTGGTGATGAATTCGGTATACACATTCAGCTTATCGGCAGCTTCCACAAATTTTTTCAGCGCCTTTCTGCAGGACGGGGGATTGGGCTCATCCGGATTGATCAGAATGGCCAGATCGTAGGCGTATTGCTGAATCCGGCTTTTCGGAAACCGTTTGCGGGAAAAATAGCTTCGGGCAAAATCGCAAATATGCTCTCGATCCCCGGCGGGAATCTGGGCAATTGAAATCGGCACGATCTGCTGAATCAGCCACTTTCCGCTGAACACAAAATTCACCTTGAGCAGCGGCGCCTGAAACAGATTATAAAGCGCCCGCCCAACAAACCGGTCTACCGGCCGAACCGTCTGGCCAAAATAGACATGCAGCACAAATTCTTTTTGCGGCACGTCTGAAAATGTCTTCTGGACAAGAGCATCGATATCTTCGGCAATCGTGCGGATGATCGTCTGCGACTTGAAATCCTGCATCGTGGTCACAGTCGGGATGGCCCGGTGATCGCGGGCGGCGGCCAGCAGCGACACATAATAGCCGACCGACTGATAGCGGTAGGAACGGCAGAGGTTGAAAACGCGCGCGTTTTTGATCGACGCATACCGGCTGTCACTCAGGTAGTCTCTGGCAGAAACCACCTCCACCTCATCAAGATCAAAGGTCCAATGATCCGGATTATTCAGAACAATCAGGTTACGAACGGCCACAGACACTCTCGCTTTTCTGGTCCTGCTTCAGGACCCTGTGCATCCGGACCGCGTGGCGCCCCGGAGAATAATAATCCTTCAAAACACGAACGATCTCAAACCCGAGCCGTTCATACCAGCCGGTCAAAACCCGGTTTCGGCGATCCGCCTCGAGCGTCACTGCCCGGCAGCCGTTCCTGCGGGCCACCAGAACCGCGCGCCGCACCAGGCGACGTCCCGCACCGCTGCCGCGAAATGCCGGCAGAACCGCCAGCGAATAAATACGAATGGAGCGGGCGTGATGATGCAGGATCATCGCACCCGCAACCAGCCGCCGTCCTTCGTGCGACACAACCGCCAACCAAACACTTTGTGCAGGACTGACCAGGCTGCGCCTCAGCGACCTCCGGGAAGCCCGGCGGCTGCCTCGGAAACAGCGGATTTCAATCAGCTCAAGTGCCGGCAAATCCGCCGGCACCGCCAAACGTACGCTCAATGAATTCATGCGCCTCGATTCAATTTTAAAGCGCCTAATACTCCTGTTTCACGTCCCTGCCAATCTGAAAATCATGTAAAGAAAAAAACCGTTCGAAGTGTGCCGGACGGCCGCCCGGAATTCTCCAGCCATTGGAAAAATACGGCGCAGAAACCCCCATGTCTGGAACCCGAAAAATCGGTTTTTTCTATATTTTTCCGACAACATTCCCGCCGGATTGGTTCGGACCTTCCCTTGACATGACCTCTTCGTTTGTTAGGTTGAAAAGGATTGATGTCTGTGTGCGGAGTTTTTTTTCAGGCATTACACAATATAAAAAAGGAAAACTCACAACACGATCCGCACATCTGTTTTTTTTCGGGGCCGCGCCTCATTTTCCTCAGTTCACAGGAACCCAAGGAGACATATGAGCCCGAGCCCCATCTATAGCGAACAACAGCAGGAACTGGCCGAACAGATCGACGAAAACACAACCCTCGGCAACTGGAAAGACTGGAAGTGGCAGCTCCAGCACTCGATCCGGGACATCGCCACGTTCGAAAAACTGCTGGATGTTGAATTCACCCCTGAAGAGCGCAAATCGCTCGAAGAAACCGTCGATAAATTTCCGCTGAGCGTCACGCCCTATTACCTCTCTCTGATCGACCGCGAAGACTTCCGCAACGATCCGGTCTTCAAACAGAGCATCCCGTGCCCGAGCGAACTGATCATCGGCGAACACGACATGGCCGACCCGCTGCACGAAGATGCCGACAGCCCGGCACCGGGCATCACCCACCGCTATCCCGACCGCGTGCTGTTTCACATCAGCAACGTCTGTTCGATGTACTGCCGCCACTGCACCCGCAAGCGCAAAGTCGGCGATCAGGATTTCATCCCCAACAAGGAAACCATCGAAGCCGGACTCGAGTATATCCGCAACACGCCGCAGGTTCGCGACGTCCTGCTTTCCGGCGGCGACCCGCTGATGCTCTCCGATGATTATCTGGACTGGATTCTCACCGAAGTCGGAAAAATCAAGCATGTCGAGGTCATCCGCATCGGAACCCGCATGCCGGTGGTCCTGCCCTACCGCATCACACACGATCTGGTTCAAATGCTCAAAAAGCATCAGCCGCTCTGGATCAATACGCACTTCAACCATCCGCGCGAAATCACCACGTCATCCCGCTCCGCGCTGCAGATGCTGGCCGACGGAGGCTTCCCGCTCGGCAACCAGACTGTACTGCTCGCCGGCGTCAACGATTGTCCGCGCATTATCAAAACACTGGTTCATAAACTGGTGCAGAATCGGGTGCGGCCTTATTACATCTACCAGTGCGACCTTTCCGAAGGCCTCACTCATTTCCGCACCCCGGTCAGCAAAGGTATCGAAATCATCGAAAGCCTCATCGGCCACACCAGCGGCTTTTCCGTCCCGACCTATGTGGTCGACGCACCCGGCGGCGGCGGAAAAATTCCGGTCATGCCCAACTACCTCATTTCGTGGAGCACACACAAAGTGATTCTGCGCAACTACGAAGGCGTCATCACCAGCTATCAGGAACCCGATTCCTACGAACCGATTTTCTGCGACCGCAAATGTGACAACTGCCAGCTGACCCTCAAGCTCGACGATGCCGATGAATACCAGTCCATCGGCATCGAAAAACTGCTCAGCTATGATGACAAAGCCATCTCTCTGGTTCCATCCGGCAACGAACGGTATAACCGCCGCGACGAAGCCCCTGACTCCGTCCACGCATGAACCTGACACACCTCTACATTCTGCTCGTCGGGCTGATCACGCTCTTTGCAGCGTGGCCCGCCCTTCGGCGTCTGCGAATTCTTCAGGATCAGCGGCGGGAGTCCATTAAACGCCATCCCGAACCGGGCGCGGTCCCGGCACGCACCCGCAAAAAAGCAGTCCGGGAACAGCAAATCCGTCGGATGGAATCCCGCATCAGCATCACCCGCCGGACGCTGATCGCTCTGTTTCTGCTCTCGGGCATCTCAATCAGCGCCATCCCTTATCTGGCGCAGCTTGCGCCGGCCGTTCTGCCGATCATCATCGCCGCCGTTTCCGTCGTCATCGGAGTCGCCGCGAAGCCGATCATTGAAAACATCACCTGCGGGCTGGTGCTCTGTTTCGGCAAACTCGCCCGCATCGGCGACACCGTTGTTATCGACGACGTCTACGGCACCATCGAGGACTTCACCCTCACACACAGCGTTGTTAAACGCTGGGACTCCCTGCGCTACGTCGTCCCCAACAGTTCCATGATGACCAAGGAATTCGTCAACTATTCACTGTACGACAACAACCGCTGGGTCTATGTCGAATTCTGGATCGACTATCAGGCCGACATGGAACTGGTCGAACGCCTCGCCAAAGAATCCCCGCTCGGAAGCCAGTACTATTCAGATCGTGAACCGCCGCGATTCTGGGTGGCCGAAACCGGCCGCGAAGGCGTCAAATGCATGGTTGTGGCCTGGGCCGTGACCCCCGCCGACGGCTGGATGCTCAGTCACGACATCCGAAAAGCACTCGTGTTCAAACTCAAGCAGCACGACATTATCACACACACGCATCACATCCATATGGATCGGCCTATGGAACCCATCACATCATGACCTGGATTGATTACATCATTTTCGCGTTCTATATGGCCGCCATCATTGGAATCGGCTTCTACTTCTTCAAAAAGAACAAAGATCACGAAGACTACTACGTCGGCGGACGCGATATTTCGCCCTCGCACGTCGGACTCTCCATTGCCGCCACGGACGTCGGCGGCGGCTTTTCCATCGGACTCGGCGGACTCGGGTACGCCATTGGACTTTCCGGCAGCTGGCTGCTCTTCACCGGACTGATCGGCGCGTGGCTTTCGGCCGTCTTCATCATTCCGCGCGTCAAAAAAGTAGACCGGGCACACGGCATGCTCACCTACCCCGACTTCCTGGCCCATCGCTACGGCCGAGGCGTCGCCCTGCTCGCCGCGCTCATCTCCGGCATCGGTTACCTCGGCTTCACCGGCGCACAGGTGCTCGCCGGAGCCAAACTCATGGCAGGGACCGTCCTGCCGGATGCAGTCTTCGGCATTGATCCACTTAAGTTCGCCCTCGTCGTCATGGGTGCTGTGATTGTGCTCTACACCGTCCTCGGTGGAATCAAAGCGGTCATCTACACCGACACCGTCCAGTGGATTGTGCTCTTTAGCGGACTGCTCTTTTTCGCGCTGCCCGCCGCCCTCTGGAAAATCGGAGGCGTCGCCGCGCTGTGCGAGGCGCTGCCTGCCGGGCACCTCAGCCTGATGAAGGTCGAACCCATCACATTCATCAACTGGATGATCACGATCATTCCAATCTGGCTCATTGGCATGACCCTCTACCAGCGCATGTTCGCCTGCCGCGATGAACGCGCCGCAAAGAAAGCGTGGTACCTTGCCGGACTGTTTGAGTACCCGGCCATGGCCTTTATCGGAGTCGCGCTCGGAGCCTGCGGCCGCGCACTGTTCAGCGGCATCGAATCGGAAATGGCCGTGCCGATGCTCATCAAAACCGTCCTGCCGGTCGGACTGACCGGCATCGTTGTCGCGGCCTACTTTTCCGCCGTCATGTCCACCGCCGACAGCTGCCTCATGGCCGCCTCCGGAAACTTTGTGAACGATCTGCTCGAGAAGATGAGTTCCAAACCCTGGAAAAGCAGAACACACGTACTCATTTCACAGGTCGCCACGCTCGTCATCGGCGTTGCCGCCATCATCCTGGCTCTGTCTTTCAAGACCGTGCTCGACGGCATTCTGCACGCCTACGCCTTTATGGTTTCCGGCCTGACCGTTCCGACGCTCGGCGCCTTTTTCTGGAAACGCAGCACATCTGCAGGAGCACTGGCGGCCATGCTCGCCGGCGGCGGTCTCTCATTGACGATTCTGCTCATCGGCACCGACCCGCCTCTCGGCCTCGCGCCCAGCTTTTACGGAATCCTGCTTTCCGCAATTGTGTTCATCTCGGTTTCGCTGTTCACGTCCGCCAAGAGCTAAGCGCGGCCGCAGCCATTCATGGCAATCAGACGTTGTGCGCTGCCCAGGATTTCGTTAGCGTCTTCTGCAGACAGAAAGGGACAGTATATGAAATCGACTCTGATTCTCACGATTCTTACCGCCGGATTAATGCTCAACACAGGCTGCGAAAAACAAGAGGATAAATCGGTGATGACCTCGCCGGCCGAATCGTCGAACAAACTGTCTGGCGCCAAAACCGAAATTCAGAAAACCGCACAGGCCGTTGTTGAAGACGCAAAGGAAACGGTTTCATCATATACCGCCAAAGCGGAGGACGTGGCGAAGGAAACCGTTCAGTCGTATACCGTCAAAGCAGAAGAGATCCTGAGTGAGATCACCGAACCGGTCACTGCGGTTAAAGAAAAAGTTGCGACATACAGCCAGCCCGAGCTGATGGCCCGCGTTGAACAATACAAACAGAGCATTCTGGAGAAAAAAGAACAGCTTTCCGGGCTGACCAGTCAACTGAAAGACCTGTCGATGATGGAGCTCCTCAGTGAAAAAGGAGCCGCTCTGAAAGAGCAGGCCTCCCGGTATACCGAACAGCTGAGTGCGCTCAAAGAACGCTACGGCATCTATATCGACAAGCTCAAAACCCTGGGAGTCAACCTCCCCGACCTCCCGCTTTAGTCTTCGGTTTTCTTTTGCTCAAACCTGAGCGCAAGGGAGTTGATGCAGTAGCGCAGGCCGGTCGTCGCGGCCGGACCGTCATTGAACACGTGCCCGAGATGACTGCCGCAATTGGCGCAAAGCACTTCGGTGCGGATCATGCCGTGGCTGAGATCCCGCCGTTCGATGACACTTCCGTCTGAAACCGCCTGATCAAATGCAGGCCAGCCGCAGCCGGAGTGAAATTTGGATTCAGACGTGAACAGTTTGGCTCCGCAAGCGGCGCAGCGGTAAACGCCCGACTTGTCGAGATCCGTGTACTCGCCGGTAAACGGACGCTCTGTCCCCGCTTCGCGCAGAATGCGATACTGCTCCGGCGTCAGTTCTTTTCGCCACTCAGCATCCGTTTTGTGAACGGGAAATTGATCGCTCATAACCGCCTCCTCTGATTTTGCACAGGAACAAAACAGGAACATAAGACACAGGCCTGTGGAGGGAATACATTTCACCGCATTAATCACTGCCTGCATATCCACCTCCTCTGTTTTTTCATCATCCCAAGTCTGTTAGGATAGACATCAGCCGCTCCGCATCCGTTAGATCTTCAAATACGTAATCTGCCCCCGCCTTTTCCAGGGTCTGGACATCAAAAATCCCGGTGGCAACGGCAATAGAAATCATTCCATTGGCCGTGGCAGCCTCGACGTCGCGAGGCGTGTCGCCGACCAGAACAGCATTCGCAGGATTCCCCGCCCGCTCCAGCGCCAGTCGCGCAATCTCAACACGATCGGGATGATCGCACCCGCAGCCGAATCCGTCCGGCTCAAAATAATCCAGCAGCCCGGCATACTTCAACTTGGCTTTCGCGGTCGCCTCGATATTGCCGGTCACCACGCCCAGCTTCCAATGCCTGCAAAGCTCTGGAACTATTCGGGCGATATTTGGAAAAAGTTCGGGCGGGGTTTGTGCCAAATGCTCGTCCAGCCGAACGCCGAGCCGTTCAAAAAATGTTTTTTCCATCTCCGGCGTGGAGCTCTCGCCGCGCTCGGCACAGATGCGGCGGAAAACGTCGAGATCGGTCGCGCCGTAAAAATTAATGTGCTCTACGCCCTGATCCCAACCGAGCGCTTCTTCGAACGCCTGACGGAATGCTTTGCGCCCGGCGCCGCGCGCGTAGAGCAGCGTGCCGTCAATATCAAAAAAAATCCACCCCTGTTCTTTTTCCATAATCCCCTTCTCTCGCCTTTACAAAACTGGTAAAAACCTCCGCTCAGATTTCGACTTTAAAGAAAGAAGGAATAGAATCATGTCTAAAACCTATAAAATTACACTTCTGCCCGGCGATGGAATCGGGCCGGAAGTGGTTGCTGAAAGTGTCAAACTGCTCGATGTCATTGCCGAGAAGTCTGACTTTTCGTTTGAGTACACCGAAGCCCTCGCCGGCGGCGCAGCCATTGACGCCAGGAACGATCCGATGCCGCAGGAAACCATTGACGCCTGCAAAGCGTCCGACGCCGTCCTGCTCGGAGCAGTCGGCGGACCGAAATGGGACGATCTCACCGGCGCCATGCGTCCGGAGTCCGGCCTGCTGAAAATCCGCAAGGAACTGGCCGTGTTTGCCAATCTGCGTCCGGTGGCCGTTCCGCCGTCGCTGGCAGAGTCCTCTCCGCTGCGCCCGGCCGCCGTCATCGGCGTCGACCTGCTGACCGTCCGCGAACTCACCGGCGGCATCTACTTCGGCCAGCCGGTCGGCAACGACGGCAACGAAGCCTTCAACACCATGCGCTACAGCGTCGAAGAAATCGAACGCGTGGCCCGCGTGGCGTTCGAATGGGCACGCAAACGCCGCAACAAAGTGACATCCGTTGATAAAGCCAACGTACTGGAAGTCTCCCGTCTCTGGCGTGATACAGTAAAGGCCCTGCACAAAAAGGAATTCTCGGATGTCGAGCTCGACCACATGTATATCGATAACGCAACCATGCAGATGGTGATTAATCCGCGTCAGTTCGACGTCATCCTGACCGGCAATATTTTCGGCGATATTCTTTCCGACACCTCCGCCACACTCGGCGGATCGCTCGGGCTGCTGCCTTCCGCCAGCCTCGGAAAAGGCACCGGACTGTTTGAGCCGGTTCACGGATCGGCTCCCGACATTGCAGGACAGGGCAAAGCCAATCCGATCGCGATGATTCTTTCCACCGCGATGATGCTCGACGATCTGGGCGAAGGAAAAGCCGCGACCGCTGTCCGACAGGGGCTCGAAGCCGCGCTCGGCCACAACCTTCGTACCGCCGATCTCTGCCACGAAGGATATACCCCGGCATCCACCTCAGAAATGGGAGAACTGATCCGCACCGAAACACTGCGGCATCTTTAATCGACCAGCCCTCACACCCCGCATTTCTGTCTCAGAATGCGGGGTGTTTTGTATCTACGCAAAAAGTCGGGATCTCTACTACGCCCCCGCATCAAACGACGTTTTGCGATATTTTCCCAAGGCTTGGAAAAAATTCCAGACATGGAGGGACCGCATCCTCGCGGGCCGGGCTCTGGGGACCTCGCCCGTCCCCCAATTCCAAACCTTGGAAAAGGCCTCCTGCGAATCAGAAAAGTCCAGCCTGAGCAGGCGGTTCGTTCACTGCAGGCAAACGGCAGCAGGCTTCTAAAAACAGAATCGGACTGCGGCCTATTTTCACAAAATCATGGGTGGAAAAATCATATGTACCCCGCATTGCGGCAATGCTCGAACAACCCAAAACATTAATTCAATAGGACCGATGCCTTCGCCACCGGATGTGTCGGCTCCAGAGCGCGGCATCCGCCCAACCCAGATTAACCACATCAACCAGCAGAATTTTTAATGCGCTGACCATCTGAATCATCTGCCAGTCCTGCAGAGAGTCATTGCGGCCTAACACATTCAGGTACTGATCGAGATAGGCCGCATCGACTTCGCATAATTTGCGCCCTTCAAGACCATACACAACCTGCTGAGCACGGCGCGCCGTCCATTCCGCCGCATATCCGGAAAGGCCGTGTTTATTCACTGAATCAGCATAACGACCCCAAAACACAGACTCTTTACCGGTCATTTTTCTTTCAACCAACCTTTCAAAAAGGTAAGCTACCTATCACATAAACAACACTGGCTTAAAGAAAGAAATAGGTCGCAAACAATGCGACCTAATCCACTGTTCGAGAACAAAATATGAAACAGGATCAAAACAAATTAAGTCTGAGCGCGAAACTGGCCAAAGGTTTTTTGTCCGGAGGAGAAAACTCCAAGATATTCTCCGTACTGTTCATGATTATTGCACTTGCATGGTTCATCCTTGGCATCAAATACGATCAACCTAAGAATCTTATCTTCGCTACTGCTTTTGGAATGATTGCTCTCATTTGGTTTTTGAAAGCGGGCTGTACAGAACTGCTTGAGAAGTTATACACAAAAAAGGACTCGAACCAGAAAGTTGAACTTACGGAAAACCCCGGTGGTGATTTTTAGAATCACAAGTTCGCACCAAACGGAAGTCGGCACGGCCTTTTCCGAAGCTCACTTTTGACGTTCGCTAGCAATATGAGTATAAAACTAAAAATAGGAATTGGCCTCCTTGGTGCGGCGATAATCGTTCTGCTGATAGTTTTGTGCACACCTATACAGGGAACATCTAAGCAGTATGCTAGGCGTGTACTTTTCCCTCGCGCAACAAAAGCTGATATTGTGGCAATCAATACAAGCCTAGATCAGTACCGAATTGATACAGGCGCATACCCTGACCAGTTGTTGAACCTATCTCAAAACTCTGGCGCTAAAAATTGGAATGGGCCATATATACGTGAAAACAAACTGTCCGACCCGTGGGGACAACCGTTCCATTATGAAATAATCAATAACATACCAATTGTAGTATCGCGAGGACCTGATGGGGAACTATGGTCACCTGATGATATTGAAACAGCATTAAGACAAAAACTAAGCGAACCAATCAAGTGACCCTACGTGATGACCCGGTCGGTCAAAATTGAACCACAAGACACGAGGGTCCTCTCAGACGTTCGCTGAAATAAAATGAAAACAAAAAATATAGCATGGGTTCTCCTGAGTATTCTGGCATTAGCGGTTGTATGTGGCATCACTCTTTCAGCCCTGAAAAAAAGAAAAGTCAACAAAGAGTTTGAGCGACAGGTGATTCAATCATTTGAGAATGACATCGAGCTTCAACGACAATTGGCCATGCAAAGCATCACGAATAACACTGAGTGTTCTTATTACACCCATGCCGTCTTCCCAGAAGAGACGATCTGCGATATTGCAAACATGTATGGTGTGTCACAAAAAGAAATCATGAGCATTAATAAGATCACCGATGGGGCGCATCTTAAACCAGGAACAGTTCTAATGATTCCAATTAAAAATTGAGAATATAACCACAGCGAACAAATCAAGTGAGCCTACGTGATAACGCCCGTCGCCCAGATGAAGCACACTTCACGAGGCTCCTTTCAAACGTTAGAAGGACCGACGGGGTTAAACCTCTGGTGGGGAACCGGTAATGATTGTTAAGGGGCGCACAAGTTGAGTAAAAGTTGTTTGAGTGGTAATCTTAAAATCCCGGCGGCATAACGGAGTTGATGGCGACCGGGATTTTAAGATTACCGCAACGTTGAAAGGTACTAATTGAATTTTTTTGTGCGGGGCGACTGGAACAGCGTCACGTAGAAACTGTGCGATGCGGGGAAGCACACAATGGAGTCGAACTTGAAGCGCCCCCGTCGCTCCAAGTTCTAACAATGGCATGCAGCTGACCGGGTTGACATTGGATTGATTCAGGCGAAGCTGGCCGCCCGGCAGCTGATGCCTGTTACGTTGGCAGCAAAAAATATGAAAAATTTAATTCCAGTAATAACACTGATCGTTGGAGTCGGAATCGGATGGGGAATTGCGACCTACCAATCCCGTTGCGCATTCCAAGAAATACAGAAAACGTGGACTCCTGAGTTTCGGGAACTGGTGACGCAAAGCGTCTCCATTGGAAAAACAATGACGAAAGACGAACTGCAGGAACTGCGCAAGTTCGCAATCAAAACGGGAAGCAAAAAGGTCACTGACCTGAACTCTCAAGCTTATGCAGAAGCAAAGCACGCCTTGCTGATGAAGAAATTGATCGAGAATGGGGAGGTGGATGAGGCCCTTTCGTATTCCTTGTCCTGCCTAGGACGTTTTATAGAGCAATACGACCGAGGTGATTTCGAAAATGACATTAACGAAGAACTGGCAGACAAGCTGGCAGATCACATAAAATCTGCCAACCAGTGCCCACACTCTATCACCGCCTCCGGCGGTTCAGAGTGATGCTGATCGTTGGAATCACATAGATGAAAATTTATTTAAAAACATTACGATGGTGTATCGGGGCGGCTGTTCTTCTGCCACTAATTCTCGCTGTTCCCAAAATCTATCCTCAGCTATACCTGCTCATGAACCCGCTGGTTTATTTTTGCGCCTATATCGCACTTTTCATCTGGGCAGGAGCAAAAGCATCGCAGGCAAATTATTCAATAATTCATTCTGCATTTGCTGGCACAGCAGTCTTGTTGGTCTCCCAGATAGTAAACACACCACTACGATTTATTTTTTCGGCTACAGCAGCAACAGAAACCAGACCCCCATGGGGCATCGCAATCCATGCCAGCCTTCAGTCTATCCTTGTTTTTTGTTTCTGCTTCCCGATTGCTCTAGGATTTTCAGCATTAGGTGCATATTTAAACTCCGGTAAAACAAAAAATTCCAACCAGAAAGTTGAACTTACGGAAAACCCCGGTGGTGATTTTTAAAATCAAAAGTTCGCACAGAGCGAAAGTCGGCACGGCCTTTTCCGAAGCTCACTTTTGACGTTGGAATTGAAAAATGATCTATCAACCAATTATAGCTAATGCAGGCGTTCCAATGATCGCCTTAGAAATGCCGTTGATGCTCATAGCGCTCATTCCGGTTATTGTCGTAGAATTATTCGTAGCAAAACGACTCTGTGGGCTAAGCTGGAAAAGGATCACTCTAGGCGTTTCAGCCGCAAACATCGTTTCAACGCTCATAGGGGTTCCTTTGTCGTGGGGCCTCATGCTTGGATTACAATTGCTCACCACAGGAGGTGGCGGGTACAGCGGCCCTCTTGCGATGCTCGTAGCTGTTACCGTACAAGCGGCATGGTTACTTCCGTATGAAGAGCATTTAAACTGGATGGTTCCGACAGCAATGATGGTGCTATTTATTCCCGCCTTTCTTATTTCGGTTTGGTCAGAACGCCTTTTATGTCAGCTCTTTTGGAAGGACACCGAGCGAACAGTCATCAAAAGGGCTGTTTGGATTTTCAATTTGGTTTCATACGGGATATTAACGGCAGGGGTATTTATTTGGCTGATGATTTCTATCACCTCAAAAACAAACTAATTCCAACCAGCCATCTGAGGATGTCCGTCAACATAAAAACTGACTTTCAATCGGCCCGTTGAGCCTTATAGCATCGGGGTGTTCTGCAATAATCTTCCATAAATTCGACCCGCGTTTTTTAAGGACGCTGAGGTAATGCAGTTCGTCGTACGGAACCCGCTCTTTCCAGCATTTATAGAGGATGCGTATCCACTTGTATGCCAAGGCGCGAACTGCCTGATGATGTCCCATTCCCCTTTCGCGCGCCTGGATATAAAACGCACGTGCCCAGATGGAATGCTTTGTGGTTTCGCCAGCCCATTCATGAAAACTCTGACGAATAAAGTTCGAACACTTCCATCGCCGGTGTATCCATTCGCTCTTTCCACTGCGCTCGGTGACCGGCGCCATGCCGGAGTAGTTCTCCAGATCCAGAGCAGAACCAAACCGCTCCCGGTCGGTTCCCAGTGCCGCAATCAGTCGAGGTACAAACACCCGACCCGTGGCCGGGAAGCTGGAAATAATCTGTGCATCCTCATGATCGGTATAAACCTGATAGATGTGTTTGTCGTAGTCCCGAATGCTTTTAAGCAGATCCCGCAGCTGAACGACTATGCTCAAAGCTTGTCGGCTGTAACAGTCGATGATCACCTCATCGGTCGTAACCGGCACGGCCTGTTTAATCTGCTCCAGACGCTTTTCAATGGTCTGCATATAGCGACTGCTGTGGCGGGTGTAGAAGCTCTTTACACTTGAGCGTTGCGCTCGTTTTAATGACTCGAGAGTTGGC of Tichowtungia aerotolerans contains these proteins:
- a CDS encoding RimK family protein, with the translated sequence MAVRNLIVLNNPDHWTFDLDEVEVVSARDYLSDSRYASIKNARVFNLCRSYRYQSVGYYVSLLAAARDHRAIPTVTTMQDFKSQTIIRTIAEDIDALVQKTFSDVPQKEFVLHVYFGQTVRPVDRFVGRALYNLFQAPLLKVNFVFSGKWLIQQIVPISIAQIPAGDREHICDFARSYFSRKRFPKSRIQQYAYDLAILINPDEPNPPSCRKALKKFVEAADKLNVYTEFITKADYSRLSEFDALFIRETTLVNHHTYRFSRKAHAEGLVVIDDPWSILRCANKVYLAERLAQAGLPAPRTVILQKESPKNTPAEMGISFPCVLKQPDSAFSQGVVKAGNETEFYEKLTGLLEKSDLIIAQEFMQSEFDWRIGILDRKPLYACRYYMARGHWQIYNWSGAHSRRFGKSDCLPVEEAPADVVQTALKAANLIGDGFYGVDLKQIDGRVVVIEVNDNPSIDAGVEDVVLKGALYDAVIRSVIRRIEGVKIECH
- a CDS encoding GNAT family N-acetyltransferase — translated: MNSLSVRLAVPADLPALELIEIRCFRGSRRASRRSLRRSLVSPAQSVWLAVVSHEGRRLVAGAMILHHHARSIRIYSLAVLPAFRGSGAGRRLVRRAVLVARRNGCRAVTLEADRRNRVLTGWYERLGFEIVRVLKDYYSPGRHAVRMHRVLKQDQKSESVCGRS
- the kamA gene encoding lysine 2,3-aminomutase, translated to MSPSPIYSEQQQELAEQIDENTTLGNWKDWKWQLQHSIRDIATFEKLLDVEFTPEERKSLEETVDKFPLSVTPYYLSLIDREDFRNDPVFKQSIPCPSELIIGEHDMADPLHEDADSPAPGITHRYPDRVLFHISNVCSMYCRHCTRKRKVGDQDFIPNKETIEAGLEYIRNTPQVRDVLLSGGDPLMLSDDYLDWILTEVGKIKHVEVIRIGTRMPVVLPYRITHDLVQMLKKHQPLWINTHFNHPREITTSSRSALQMLADGGFPLGNQTVLLAGVNDCPRIIKTLVHKLVQNRVRPYYIYQCDLSEGLTHFRTPVSKGIEIIESLIGHTSGFSVPTYVVDAPGGGGKIPVMPNYLISWSTHKVILRNYEGVITSYQEPDSYEPIFCDRKCDNCQLTLKLDDADEYQSIGIEKLLSYDDKAISLVPSGNERYNRRDEAPDSVHA
- a CDS encoding mechanosensitive ion channel family protein, producing the protein MNLTHLYILLVGLITLFAAWPALRRLRILQDQRRESIKRHPEPGAVPARTRKKAVREQQIRRMESRISITRRTLIALFLLSGISISAIPYLAQLAPAVLPIIIAAVSVVIGVAAKPIIENITCGLVLCFGKLARIGDTVVIDDVYGTIEDFTLTHSVVKRWDSLRYVVPNSSMMTKEFVNYSLYDNNRWVYVEFWIDYQADMELVERLAKESPLGSQYYSDREPPRFWVAETGREGVKCMVVAWAVTPADGWMLSHDIRKALVFKLKQHDIITHTHHIHMDRPMEPITS
- a CDS encoding sodium:solute symporter family protein; its protein translation is MTWIDYIIFAFYMAAIIGIGFYFFKKNKDHEDYYVGGRDISPSHVGLSIAATDVGGGFSIGLGGLGYAIGLSGSWLLFTGLIGAWLSAVFIIPRVKKVDRAHGMLTYPDFLAHRYGRGVALLAALISGIGYLGFTGAQVLAGAKLMAGTVLPDAVFGIDPLKFALVVMGAVIVLYTVLGGIKAVIYTDTVQWIVLFSGLLFFALPAALWKIGGVAALCEALPAGHLSLMKVEPITFINWMITIIPIWLIGMTLYQRMFACRDERAAKKAWYLAGLFEYPAMAFIGVALGACGRALFSGIESEMAVPMLIKTVLPVGLTGIVVAAYFSAVMSTADSCLMAASGNFVNDLLEKMSSKPWKSRTHVLISQVATLVIGVAAIILALSFKTVLDGILHAYAFMVSGLTVPTLGAFFWKRSTSAGALAAMLAGGGLSLTILLIGTDPPLGLAPSFYGILLSAIVFISVSLFTSAKS
- the msrB gene encoding peptide-methionine (R)-S-oxide reductase MsrB, producing the protein MSDQFPVHKTDAEWRKELTPEQYRILREAGTERPFTGEYTDLDKSGVYRCAACGAKLFTSESKFHSGCGWPAFDQAVSDGSVIERRDLSHGMIRTEVLCANCGSHLGHVFNDGPAATTGLRYCINSLALRFEQKKTED